Below is a genomic region from Brassica oleracea var. oleracea cultivar TO1000 chromosome C9, BOL, whole genome shotgun sequence.
AAAACATGTTTTCCCGTAAAAACGTGTTTTCATGCCAAAATCACAAAAACGCGTTTTCACGCCAAAACCCTAAAACGCATTTTTCCGCCAAAACACAAAAACACATTTTCTCACCAAAACCACAAAACGTGTTTTCCCGCCGGAACTTGTTTTCCCGCCGGAACGTGTTTTCCCGCCAAAACCGAAAAATGCATTTTCTCATCAAAATGCATTTCCCGCCAAAACTGCAAAATGCATATTCTCGTGAAAACTGCAAAACGTGTTTTCCCGCCAAAACGCATTTTCCCACGAAAACCGCAAAAACGTGTTTTCCCGCCAAAAAACGCATTTTCCCGCGAAAACCGCAAAAACATATTTTCCCGCCAAAACGCATTTTCCGCGAAATCCGAAAAAACGTGTTTTCATGCCAAAACTACAAAAACGCGTTTTCACGTCAAAAACGCAAAAACGCGTTTTCCCGCCAAAACCGAAAAAACGTGTTTTCCCGCCAAAACAGAAAATCTCATTTTCCCGTCAAAACCACAAAACGTGTTTTCCCGCCAAAAATAAAAATTGTATTTTTCCGCCAAAACCGAAAAATGCGTTTCCCGCCAAAACCAAAAAACGCGTTTTCTCGCCAAAATAAAAAAAAATCTCGTTTTCCCGCCAAAACCGCAAAAAATGCATTTTCTCGTCAAAACCAAAAAATCTCATTTTCCCATCAAAATCGCAAAAATCTCGTTTTCCCGTCCAAATCGAAAAATCTCATTTTCCGTCATAACCGAAAAATTTCCTTTTCCGCCGAAACCAATCTTTCTAGTTGAAATTAACAGAGATAAATCAATAGCTTATATTTATACCTCCCATGTATCAATGGTGAGAAGTGGCTGCACATAAAAAGATGGACAAAAAAGTGTGACATCAGATCCACAGCAAACAACAAAGATTCATCTATGTTTTAGACACTTACAGAATAATCGCATACGAGCGGATTTACTGCATTGGGAGTTTTTACTATTACAAGCGTCTTGTCTTCCTCCTTTGGAAGTGGATTTATGGCATTTGCAACATCCAGTCTATTCGCCTTGTCTGCATCAGTTGAAATATGTTTTGGGATTAGCAAATTATCTATTTTCGTGGAGAAGCAAAAGCCAAGTAAAAAAAAACACTCACATGCAAGCCAAGTCCAACCGGAACCAAAGTTGGAGGCTGCAGCTGCCTTGAACCTTTCTAAAAGGTCATTGAAAGAACCAAAATCTCTCTCTATCAGTCTGAGGAGATATCCACTTGGCTTTCCTCCACCTCCAGGTTGAATAGACTCCGAGAAGAACTCGTGGTTCCATGCCTGCAAATCCCATCATATAACCCAATTCACATCCAACCTTGAGAAAGGAACTAGAGAAGCAATATTTGGCATTTACCTATTGTTTGACCCAAAAACGGTGTATTTGCTGGTGATGTTTGTTGGAATCATACAATAAAAAATCTAAGGATAATTATTAGATTCTTGAGGTTTATGAGAAATATTCGTAGAATCAATATGAGAAAAAGAACATCTAAAGACTTTATTGATCAAAGATTGCATTACAAGAATGATTTCTAGTGTAAAGTGAATCAAAGAATGTATAAAATCCTTATAGGATGTGTTCTAGACCTAGATGGAAAAAAGAGTCCATTCTAATAAGGAAGTATCTCCTTATCTATAGAAGAAAAATATCTAGGGTTTCCTAACAAAGTGGGCCTAATTCATTGTCTTAATGGGCCTTGAGGGAGGATGTAAATCCACCCCCAACAGTAAGCCCCCCCAAGTTAGTAGAGAGAAATGAAACCGATCTCTGTGAATTTTACGAATAGAGTTTATGAGACAATGAACTAGGCACATACCCATGACGTAGACGATTGTCATGAACGGGCCGTCATGGTTAGGTTGCCATAGATGAATTGTCATAGACAGACCGCCTCGGGCGAGCTGTCATCGACATACTTCTGATTCCGATCAGACTTCTTACTCCGGGATGGTTGCGCGAACGATCTGTGAGGACAGTGTTCTGAACCACCGGAGCAAGTAGCCATGGATGAAGCGTCAATCGACAAGCTGCCAAAGACAAGTCGCCATAGACATCATCATGAACGTACCGCCATGAGCGAACCATCACAATCAAATCGCCACAGGTAGACGTGTCTTCGCGGTATCACGTCATGCTCGAGTCTTGCAAGCAATCCGAGTGACTACGAGAGAGCGATCCGTGACGAGTAACCGCAAGAGAGCGATCAGTGCCGAGTAACTGCAAGAGAGTGAGTCGAGTGACCGCGAGAGATCGATCCGAGCGACTGCGAGAGAACGATCTGCGTCAAGTAGCTGCGAGAGAGCTATCCATGACGAGTAACCGCAATATAGCGATATGTGCCGAGTAACTGCAAGAGAGCGAGTCGAGCGACCGCGAGAACCGCGAGAGATCGATCCGAGCGACTGCGAGAGAACGATCTGCGCCGAGTAACTGCGAGAGAGCTATCCATGACGAGTAACAGCAAGAGAGCGAGTCGAGTGACCGCGAGAGATCGATCCGAGCGACTGCGAGAGAACGATCTGCGCCGAGTAACTGCAAGAGAGCTATCCATGACGAGTAACAGCAAGAGAGCGAGTCGAGTGACCGCGAGAGATCGATCCGAGCGACTGCGAGAGAATGATCTGCGCTGAATAACTGCGAGAGAGCTATCCGAGTGAATGCGAGAAAGCGATCAACGCCGAGAAACGAGTAACCGCGAGAGAGAGATCTGGATTCTCCCAAGTTTGATATGCTTTGAAGATATTTCTCCTTGTTCCCCCTCCTTCTAGCGCCAACTTTTTGACCCAAAAACGGTGTATTTCCTGGTGATGTTTGTTGGAATCATACAATAAAGAATCTAAGGATAAGTATTAGATTCTTGAGGTTTAGGAGAAATCTTCATAGAATCAATATGAGAAAAAAAAACATCCAAAAGCTTTATTGATCAAAGATTGCATTACAAAAATGATTTCTAGTGTAAAGTGAATCAAAGAATGTATAAAATCCTTATAGGATGTGTTCTAGATCTAGGTCGAAAAAAAAATCCATTCTAATAAGGAGATACCTCATTATTTATAGAAAAAATATACCTAGGGTTTCTTAACAAAGTGGGTATAATTCATTGTCTTAATGGGTCTTGAGGGAGGATGTAAATCCACCCCCAACACCTGTGCGACGTTGTTGAAGGCAGGAAGCATATTGCCTCTATTGTATGAAAGAAGCACAACCTCTTCCAGCGACAATCCATCAAGATCCGTGCCTACGATTTGCTTGTTCAGGTTCTCTACATAAGTTTTGTGATGCTTGCCCCAGTGATAATCCAAAGTTTCCTGGCTCATATGCGGTTCCAGAGCATCCTACCAACCATTGAGTCAAAACACGCCAAATTTCAAATCTTAAAAGTTGGGTCTTTTTGACTCTACTCCTTTCCAATTGTACAAGAGGATATGGAGGAGGCTTAAGCTCAAACCCAGCTGTTATAAAAGCCACTTTTCTCGAGAACCGTTTCTGCGCGAATCAAAAGAATGTGTTATTGAGTTGTTTAGATATCAAAGCTTTGGAAACAAAAACAAGTTCAAGTTTTCGTTGAAGCATTTCATCAAACACTAATATGCACACTTACTCTCCGTATAGGGTTTATCAGTTGATTGGGAGAAAAAGGAAGTTTTACCTTTTCGTTTCGTTTCCATTGCATTCGCCCTGTAACTTCACCAACAATAAACCCTTGTCAAAACTTAAGCGCTTCGTAGTCAGCTAGACAGAGACAGAAAAGAGTGATAGAGAAATATAGACCTTGACAAGGAAGCAGAGAGCACGACGATAGAGACCAGAAAGGGGCTGTAACTGCAGCCGTCATCATCTTTCCTTTCCTGCGTTACTGTTAGTGTCTGCAACGAATATACAGAGACACGACACTCTCTCTCTCTATTGCTAAATAAGAGAGTCTTCTTATCTCAAGCACTATTATGCTACATATTACACAATGCCCATAATAAGTTCGTTCTTTTCAATTTTCCCTAACAAAATTTACACTAATCACTAGGCACAAATACTTGTTTGCCTTACATCTTTTTTTTTTAAATACAGATTATTATTTATCATCCCAAATGGGCATAAGTAATGAATATAAACTGAGATTCGGATAAAATCCGTACGACCTAAAACTATCCCCGTTACACTTTCGAATGATACACAGTCGGATTACTTCGTTAAACTCCAGACCCGACTCTAGGAAGGATACACAGACAAAGCCGCTTATCATAACCCCGGACCCGACATCAGTGATCACCGGCTGGTTCCAGTTAATCGGGGCGGGAGAACAAGTCTCCACTTCCTCCTCCCTGATTGACACATTACGACCATGAAGTCCAGAGAGACTACAACACAACATCACGATCT
It encodes:
- the LOC106314805 gene encoding superoxide dismutase [Fe] 2, chloroplastic-like gives rise to the protein MMTAAVTAPFWSLSSCSLLPCQGRMQWKRNEKKRFSRKVAFITAGFELKPPPYPLDALEPHMSQETLDYHWGKHHKTYVENLNKQIVGTDLDGLSLEEVVLLSYNRGNMLPAFNNVAQAWNHEFFSESIQPGGGGKPSGYLLRLIERDFGSFNDLLERFKAAAASNFGSGWTWLAYKANRLDVANAINPLPKEEDKTLVIVKTPNAVNPLVCDYSPLLTIDTWEV